One Halanaerobium hydrogeniformans genomic window, TATTTAATTGCACTTGTTATTTTCTTTGGCATAGATATCATCTGGCTGGGAACAATAGCTCAGGACTTATATCAAAAACATCTCGGCTTTTTATTAAAAGAAAATTTTAATATGACTGCTGCAGTAATATTCTATTTATTTTTTATTGCCGGCCTGGTCTTTTTTGTTATCAATCGAGCTCTTTATTTATCCAGCTGGCAGTATGCCCTTTTTGCAGGGATGTTC contains:
- a CDS encoding DUF2177 family protein, producing MLYLKSYLIALVIFFGIDIIWLGTIAQDLYQKHLGFLLKENFNMTAAVIFYLFFIAGLVFFVINRALYLSSWQYALFAGMFFGFITYATYDMTNLATIKDWPVIITVIDIVWGSILCGATSLFTYLVISHFNL